Proteins from a genomic interval of Brucella melitensis bv. 1 str. 16M:
- a CDS encoding ABC transporter ATP-binding protein, translating to MSLFKKKNRKIDPGEATRVIRRMMSENIREYKQNYLIAIIASLIVGGSNGALAYMMKPMIDKIFYEQNLALVWVICGALLTIFVLRGISGYVQAVELAKIGNNLVARYQKRIFDHLMKLGLDFYNDTRSGHLAAQINQNVAGIRDLLNMTISSIARDFISLVGLVGMMFYMDPVLSVAIFLIGPPLILAVAYISRRIRSVTREVVHLNSHLLGAMQESIQGIAIVKAFTMEDQLRAKIDDLIDQSEGRSNKIAKVSERTTPISEILAGVAVSGVLVYSGYRAILEHQPPGATFAFITAMLLAYDPARRLARLQVGLEKALVNARMIYEVLDIEPRQRDLQGATELKAGPGEIRFDNIYFSYNQTAPVLHGVTFMAKAGETTAVVGASGAGKSTLISLVQRFYDLDRGRILFDGQDIAGVTKQSLRHAIAYVSQQPYLFEGTIADNIRYGRPDASDEEIIEAAKLAHAHEFILQQPQGYDTPVGENGVTLSGGQRQRISIARAIVRNTPVLLLDEATSALDNESEKRVQQALETIMQNRTTIVIAHRLSTVVNADRIVVMEAGRVVEEGRHEDLIDIENGVYARFYQLQRGKDDIITEQSEEALHTGEAR from the coding sequence GTGAGTCTATTCAAGAAGAAAAACAGGAAGATCGATCCGGGCGAAGCCACCCGCGTGATCCGGCGCATGATGTCGGAAAACATCCGCGAATATAAGCAGAATTACCTCATTGCGATCATCGCATCACTGATCGTGGGCGGGTCCAATGGCGCGCTCGCCTATATGATGAAGCCGATGATCGACAAGATTTTCTATGAGCAGAATCTTGCTCTGGTCTGGGTCATCTGCGGCGCATTGCTGACGATTTTCGTATTGCGCGGCATTTCGGGCTATGTGCAGGCGGTCGAGCTGGCAAAGATCGGCAATAATCTGGTCGCGCGCTATCAGAAACGCATTTTCGACCACTTGATGAAGCTCGGCCTCGACTTCTATAACGACACGCGCTCCGGCCATCTGGCGGCGCAAATCAACCAGAATGTTGCCGGCATTCGCGATCTTCTCAACATGACCATCTCGTCGATTGCGCGCGATTTCATTTCGCTTGTCGGTCTCGTCGGGATGATGTTCTACATGGATCCGGTCCTTTCTGTTGCGATTTTCCTGATCGGCCCGCCGCTCATTCTGGCCGTCGCCTATATTTCGCGCCGTATCCGCTCCGTTACCCGCGAGGTCGTGCATCTCAACTCCCATCTTCTGGGAGCCATGCAGGAATCGATCCAGGGAATTGCCATCGTGAAAGCCTTTACGATGGAAGACCAGCTTCGCGCCAAAATCGACGATCTGATTGATCAATCCGAAGGCCGCAGCAACAAGATTGCCAAGGTTTCCGAGCGCACGACGCCTATTTCCGAAATACTGGCCGGCGTCGCTGTTTCCGGCGTGCTGGTCTATAGCGGCTATCGCGCCATTCTCGAACACCAGCCGCCCGGCGCCACTTTTGCCTTCATCACCGCAATGCTGCTTGCCTATGACCCGGCCCGCCGCCTCGCCCGCCTGCAAGTCGGCCTGGAAAAAGCCCTGGTCAATGCGCGCATGATCTATGAAGTTCTGGATATCGAACCGCGCCAGCGCGACCTTCAAGGTGCGACGGAACTGAAAGCCGGCCCCGGTGAAATCCGCTTCGACAATATTTATTTCTCCTATAACCAGACTGCCCCGGTGCTGCATGGTGTCACCTTCATGGCCAAGGCGGGCGAAACCACGGCCGTTGTCGGCGCGTCTGGCGCTGGCAAATCGACCCTCATCAGCCTCGTCCAGCGGTTCTATGACCTCGACCGGGGAAGGATCCTTTTCGATGGGCAGGATATTGCCGGGGTCACGAAACAGTCGCTGCGTCACGCCATCGCCTATGTCTCGCAACAGCCCTATCTGTTTGAAGGCACGATTGCCGATAATATCCGCTATGGCCGTCCTGACGCGAGCGATGAGGAGATCATCGAAGCGGCCAAGCTTGCCCATGCGCATGAATTCATCCTGCAACAGCCGCAGGGCTATGACACGCCGGTCGGCGAAAACGGCGTGACACTTTCCGGCGGCCAGCGCCAGCGCATTTCCATTGCCCGCGCCATCGTGCGCAACACGCCGGTCCTGCTTCTCGACGAGGCGACGTCCGCGCTCGACAACGAATCGGAAAAGCGCGTTCAGCAAGCACTCGAAACCATCATGCAGAACCGCACGACCATCGTGATTGCGCATCGCCTTTCCACGGTCGTCAATGCCGACCGCATCGTGGTGATGGAGGCAGGCCGCGTGGTGGAAGAAGGCCGTCATGAAGACCTGATCGACATCGAGAACGGTGTCTATGCCCGTTTCTATCAGTTGCAGCGCGGCAAGGACGACATCATCACCGAACAATCGGAAGAAGCACTGCACACAGGAGAGGCCAGATGA
- a CDS encoding glucokinase — protein MQAIIDAEQSFKFPVLVGDIGGTNARFSILVDSNAEPKEFPVLQTADYATIDEAIQHAILDQTAIQPRSVILAVAGPVDGDEIDLTNCDWVVRPKKMIADLGFEDVTVLNDFEAQALAVVSLEGHHMEQIGGKPEEAVATRVVLGPGTGLGVAGLVCTRHAWVPVPGEGGHIDIGPRTERDYQIFPHIERIEGRVTGEQILSGRGLRNLYLGICAADKITPTLETPVDITSAGLDGSNPQAAETLDLFATYLGRLAGDLALIFMAHGGVYLSGGIPVRILSALKAGSFRAAFEDKAPNKAIMRDIPVRVITYQLAALTGLSAFARTPSRFEVSTEGRRWRMRR, from the coding sequence ATGCAAGCGATTATCGACGCCGAACAGAGTTTCAAGTTTCCGGTTCTCGTCGGCGATATCGGCGGCACCAATGCCCGTTTTTCTATCCTCGTGGATTCAAACGCGGAGCCGAAGGAGTTTCCCGTGCTCCAGACGGCGGATTATGCCACAATAGACGAAGCGATCCAGCACGCCATTCTGGATCAGACGGCCATCCAGCCGCGCTCTGTCATTCTGGCCGTGGCAGGCCCGGTGGACGGCGACGAGATCGACCTCACCAATTGCGACTGGGTCGTGCGTCCTAAAAAGATGATCGCTGATCTGGGCTTTGAAGACGTGACCGTCCTCAATGATTTCGAGGCGCAGGCCCTTGCCGTGGTTTCGCTGGAAGGCCACCATATGGAACAGATCGGCGGCAAACCGGAGGAGGCTGTTGCCACCCGCGTCGTGCTCGGCCCCGGCACGGGCCTTGGCGTGGCAGGTCTGGTTTGCACACGTCATGCATGGGTTCCGGTTCCCGGTGAAGGCGGTCATATCGATATCGGTCCACGCACCGAACGCGACTACCAGATTTTCCCGCATATCGAACGCATCGAAGGGCGTGTCACCGGCGAGCAAATTCTTAGCGGGCGGGGCCTGCGCAACCTCTATCTGGGCATCTGCGCGGCCGACAAGATCACGCCCACCCTTGAGACGCCAGTAGACATTACATCCGCCGGACTGGACGGCAGCAATCCACAAGCCGCAGAAACGCTTGACCTCTTCGCCACCTATCTGGGGCGGCTTGCGGGCGACCTTGCGCTCATTTTCATGGCGCATGGCGGCGTTTATCTTTCGGGTGGCATCCCGGTGCGCATCCTTTCCGCCCTCAAGGCCGGTTCGTTCCGCGCAGCCTTCGAGGACAAGGCCCCGAACAAGGCCATCATGCGCGACATACCGGTCCGCGTTATCACATATCAACTGGCGGCCTTAACCGGGCTTTCCGCTTTCGCCCGCACCCCCTCGCGCTTTGAAGTTTCGACCGAGGGCCGCCGCTGGCGCATGCGCCGCTAG
- a CDS encoding methylglyoxal synthase, with amino-acid sequence MTQRLRIALIAHDQKKDDMVAFARAHEQALSRYDIVATGTTGGLIQDACPSLNIHRVKSGPLGGDQQIGAMIAEGTVEVLIFFIDPLSPLPHDVDVKALTRLGSVYDIPMALNRATAEKLVRALD; translated from the coding sequence ATGACCCAACGCCTGCGCATCGCACTGATTGCCCATGACCAGAAAAAGGACGACATGGTTGCTTTTGCCCGGGCTCATGAGCAGGCATTGTCCCGCTATGATATCGTAGCAACGGGAACGACGGGTGGGCTCATTCAGGATGCCTGCCCTTCGCTGAACATTCACCGGGTCAAAAGCGGTCCTCTTGGCGGCGACCAGCAGATCGGCGCGATGATTGCGGAAGGCACGGTGGAAGTGCTCATCTTCTTTATCGATCCGCTCTCGCCGCTTCCCCATGATGTGGATGTGAAGGCCCTGACGCGCCTTGGCAGCGTCTACGATATTCCAATGGCGTTGAACCGCGCGACCGCTGAAAAGCTGGTCAGGGCGCTGGACTGA
- the mepA gene encoding penicillin-insensitive murein endopeptidase, producing the protein MAQKSGSKFCSRLVLAASLAAMIAPGFLPVAVAEDMPAKQAFGAEQLPMLAQQPQSIGFYAKGCLAGAVALPTDGPNWQVMRLSRNRRWGHPRMIALLEKLSHDAARDGWPGLLVGDISQPRGGPMLTGHASHQVGLDADIWLTPMPKKRFTNAERESVSAVSMLKPDSLYVDPKKWTPARTALLKHAASYPEVERIFVHPGIKKQLCDTVTGDRSWLGKVRPYWGHFYHFHVRLTCQPGSPECKPQPKVAPGDGCDKSLAWWFTDEPWKPAKPSGKPAKKPKPVMVSDLPKACAAVLNGPAPNSIADVTYGTK; encoded by the coding sequence ATGGCTCAGAAATCCGGCTCCAAATTCTGCTCTCGTCTGGTTCTCGCCGCTTCGCTGGCGGCAATGATCGCGCCCGGCTTCTTGCCGGTGGCTGTGGCGGAAGACATGCCCGCCAAACAGGCTTTCGGTGCGGAGCAATTGCCTATGCTGGCGCAGCAGCCGCAATCCATCGGCTTTTATGCCAAGGGCTGCCTTGCCGGTGCCGTGGCGCTGCCGACCGACGGCCCCAACTGGCAGGTCATGCGCCTTTCGCGCAACCGCCGCTGGGGCCACCCGCGCATGATCGCGCTTCTGGAAAAGCTGTCGCACGACGCGGCCAGGGACGGATGGCCGGGCTTGCTGGTCGGGGATATTTCCCAGCCGCGCGGCGGGCCGATGCTGACTGGCCACGCCTCGCATCAGGTGGGCCTTGATGCCGATATCTGGCTGACGCCCATGCCCAAAAAACGCTTCACCAATGCCGAACGTGAGAGCGTTTCCGCCGTTTCCATGCTGAAACCGGATTCGCTCTATGTGGACCCGAAAAAGTGGACACCTGCCCGCACCGCGCTTTTGAAACATGCCGCCAGCTATCCGGAAGTGGAACGCATCTTCGTGCATCCCGGCATCAAGAAACAACTCTGCGACACGGTGACAGGCGACAGAAGCTGGCTCGGCAAGGTTCGCCCCTATTGGGGCCACTTCTACCATTTCCATGTGCGCCTCACCTGCCAGCCGGGTTCGCCCGAATGCAAGCCCCAACCCAAGGTCGCGCCCGGCGACGGTTGCGACAAATCGCTTGCATGGTGGTTTACGGATGAGCCGTGGAAGCCCGCCAAGCCATCCGGCAAACCTGCAAAGAAGCCAAAGCCGGTGATGGTTTCCGATTTGCCGAAAGCCTGTGCCGCCGTGTTGAACGGGCCGGCGCCGAACTCTATCGCAGACGTCACCTACGGCACAAAATAG
- a CDS encoding SDR family oxidoreductase: MNIFLFGAGYSTQAFARRMAGEAGRIDGTTRHEQKFPLLEAAGIAPILFDGETPSPELLEKLVRSSHIVISISPNESGDPAVAVVEEALCRRDNTIRWIGYLSTVGVYGDHQGEWVNETTACKPVSRRSLERVKAEEAWTQLSKRHGTPLAILRLSGIYGPGRNAFINLERGTARRIVKAGQVFNRIHVEDIAGSLRLLAGTNADGIFNITDNEPAPPQDVVAYAAELMGVTPPPALPYEEADMTPMARSFYGENKRVSNERIKTLGYEFTYPDYKTAFSAMWAADNWR; this comes from the coding sequence ATGAATATTTTTCTGTTCGGAGCCGGCTATTCCACCCAGGCCTTTGCAAGGCGTATGGCGGGCGAAGCGGGACGCATTGACGGAACCACCCGGCACGAGCAGAAATTCCCGCTTCTGGAAGCAGCAGGCATAGCGCCGATACTCTTCGATGGCGAAACACCCTCGCCAGAGCTTCTGGAAAAGCTTGTCAGATCCAGCCATATCGTCATCTCCATTTCTCCCAATGAAAGCGGCGATCCGGCAGTAGCCGTGGTCGAGGAAGCCTTGTGCCGCCGCGACAATACGATCCGCTGGATCGGCTATCTCTCGACCGTCGGCGTCTATGGCGACCATCAGGGCGAATGGGTGAACGAAACCACGGCCTGCAAGCCCGTCTCCCGCCGCAGCCTTGAGCGGGTGAAGGCAGAAGAAGCCTGGACGCAGTTGAGCAAAAGACACGGCACGCCGCTGGCGATCCTGCGCCTTTCCGGCATTTATGGGCCGGGCCGCAATGCCTTCATCAATCTGGAGCGCGGGACTGCCCGGCGCATCGTCAAGGCGGGACAGGTTTTCAACCGCATCCATGTCGAGGACATTGCGGGGAGCCTGCGCCTTCTGGCTGGCACAAACGCGGACGGCATTTTCAACATCACCGACAATGAACCGGCGCCGCCGCAGGATGTGGTGGCCTATGCGGCCGAACTCATGGGTGTCACACCTCCCCCGGCACTGCCCTATGAGGAGGCCGACATGACACCGATGGCCCGCTCTTTCTATGGCGAAAACAAGCGCGTTTCCAATGAGCGCATCAAGACTTTGGGCTACGAATTTACCTATCCCGACTACAAGACCGCCTTCTCGGCCATGTGGGCTGCGGACAACTGGCGCTGA
- the queG gene encoding tRNA epoxyqueuosine(34) reductase QueG, whose product MATSTSDSGQIAENNTPVRQKPALEKELRLKRFLIEEAKAAGFDAIAFTTPDAIPQAPQRLRQYIAEGCHADMLWMEETEERRANPSVLWPEVRSIMVLAMNYGPDTNPLAILDKKDRAAISVYAQNRDYHDIIKGKLKHVASRFAARAGQDVKVFVDTAPVMEKPLAEAAGLGWQGKHTNLVSRKLGSWLFLGSIFTTAQIPPDEPDHDHCGSCHACLDICPTGAFPAPYRVDARRCISYLTIENKGPIPLEFRKPMGNRIYGCDDCLSICPWNKFAQVTSEMKLKARDDLKAPHLKDLLVLDDPSFRMLFSGSPVKRIGRDRFIRNVLIATGNSGDITLLPQVEALLEDPAPVVRGAAVWALKQLASPQHIADQQMRLATRKEDATVQAEWTMETH is encoded by the coding sequence ATGGCGACCTCGACTTCTGATTCTGGGCAGATTGCCGAAAACAATACGCCAGTTCGGCAAAAGCCCGCGCTGGAAAAGGAGCTCCGCCTCAAGCGTTTCCTGATCGAAGAAGCCAAAGCCGCAGGTTTCGACGCAATCGCCTTCACCACGCCCGACGCCATTCCGCAGGCACCCCAACGCCTTCGGCAATATATTGCCGAGGGCTGCCATGCCGACATGCTCTGGATGGAAGAAACCGAAGAACGCCGCGCCAATCCGAGCGTATTATGGCCGGAGGTGCGCTCCATCATGGTGCTGGCAATGAATTACGGGCCGGACACGAACCCGCTCGCCATTTTGGACAAGAAGGACCGCGCAGCAATTTCGGTCTATGCACAGAACCGCGATTATCACGATATTATCAAGGGCAAGCTCAAGCACGTTGCAAGCCGCTTTGCCGCCCGCGCCGGGCAGGACGTGAAGGTCTTTGTGGATACTGCGCCCGTCATGGAAAAGCCGTTGGCTGAAGCCGCAGGCCTCGGCTGGCAGGGCAAGCACACCAATCTGGTGAGCCGGAAGCTTGGCTCGTGGCTTTTCCTCGGTTCAATCTTCACCACGGCGCAAATACCACCGGATGAACCCGACCACGACCATTGCGGCTCCTGCCACGCCTGCCTCGATATCTGTCCGACTGGCGCCTTTCCGGCCCCTTACCGGGTTGATGCACGGCGCTGCATTTCTTATCTCACCATCGAGAACAAGGGGCCGATCCCGCTTGAATTCCGCAAGCCGATGGGAAACCGTATCTATGGCTGCGATGATTGCCTCTCCATCTGCCCGTGGAACAAGTTCGCACAAGTCACCAGCGAGATGAAGCTGAAGGCGCGCGACGACCTGAAAGCGCCGCACCTGAAAGACCTGCTTGTGCTGGACGATCCATCCTTCCGCATGCTCTTTTCCGGTTCTCCGGTGAAACGGATCGGGCGTGACCGGTTCATCCGCAATGTCCTGATAGCAACTGGCAATTCCGGCGATATAACGCTGCTGCCGCAGGTCGAAGCCTTGCTCGAAGATCCAGCCCCTGTGGTGCGGGGAGCGGCGGTCTGGGCACTGAAGCAGTTGGCAAGCCCGCAGCATATCGCCGACCAACAAATGCGTCTGGCCACGCGCAAGGAGGATGCTACAGTGCAGGCCGAATGGACAATGGAGACGCACTGA
- a CDS encoding glutathione S-transferase family protein: MLTLFHHPMSSGSRYVRLILGEYGVEAELIEERPWSRRKEFLALNPAGTLPVLLAENDLPVVGATVIAEYLDETRGALKRNRRLLPESPMERAEVRRLVDWFLLKFENEVTRHIARERVFKLQMAAEMGGSAPDSTAIRAARTNIRQHMKYIDWLAATRDWLGGTHPSYADMAAAAAISVLDYLGEIEWSETKAARDWYARMKSRPAFRPLLSDRVRGLAPVAHYGDLDF; this comes from the coding sequence ATGCTTACGCTTTTCCATCATCCCATGTCTTCGGGTTCGCGCTATGTGCGTCTTATTCTCGGCGAATATGGCGTTGAAGCAGAACTGATCGAGGAAAGGCCGTGGTCGCGGCGCAAGGAGTTTCTGGCGCTGAACCCGGCCGGCACCCTGCCCGTGCTTCTGGCGGAAAACGACCTGCCCGTCGTGGGCGCAACCGTCATCGCCGAATATCTGGATGAAACCCGCGGCGCGCTGAAGCGCAATCGCCGCCTCTTGCCGGAAAGCCCGATGGAACGCGCCGAAGTGCGCCGCCTCGTTGACTGGTTTCTGCTGAAATTTGAAAACGAAGTGACGCGCCACATCGCGCGCGAACGTGTATTCAAATTGCAGATGGCTGCGGAAATGGGCGGCAGCGCACCGGATTCGACTGCCATTCGTGCCGCCCGCACCAATATCCGCCAGCATATGAAATATATCGACTGGCTGGCGGCCACCCGCGACTGGCTGGGCGGCACACATCCAAGCTATGCGGACATGGCAGCAGCAGCAGCCATATCCGTTCTCGATTATCTGGGCGAAATTGAATGGAGCGAAACGAAGGCCGCCCGCGACTGGTATGCGCGCATGAAATCGCGCCCTGCCTTCCGCCCGCTTCTTTCCGACCGCGTACGCGGACTTGCCCCGGTGGCTCATTATGGCGACCTCGACTTCTGA
- a CDS encoding undecaprenyl-diphosphate phosphatase yields MDFFNLLEAAFLGLIEGLTEFIPVSSTGHLLLIGHFLGFESTGKTFEVLIQLGAILAILSVYSAKLARIATDFPRDARTRRFVLGVLVAFLPAAVIGALAHGFIKGVLFETPMLVCIMLIVGGFILLWVDQLNLRPRYHNVMDYPLPICLAIGFIQCLAMIPGVSRSGSTIVGSLLLGADKRSAAEFSFFLAMPTMAGAFAYDLFKSRNILSFNDGALIVVGFIMAFISGVFVVRHLLDYVSRHGFALFGWWRLIVGSAGMAALIIWG; encoded by the coding sequence ATGGATTTTTTTAATCTGCTGGAAGCCGCGTTTCTCGGTCTCATAGAAGGCCTAACCGAATTCATACCAGTTTCCTCCACAGGACACCTCTTGCTGATCGGTCATTTTCTGGGTTTTGAATCGACGGGGAAAACCTTCGAGGTTCTGATCCAGCTTGGCGCAATTCTCGCCATCCTGTCCGTCTATTCGGCAAAGCTTGCCAGGATTGCCACGGATTTTCCACGCGATGCGCGCACACGCCGGTTTGTTCTGGGGGTGCTGGTCGCCTTCCTGCCCGCCGCCGTTATCGGCGCGCTGGCGCATGGCTTCATCAAGGGTGTGCTGTTTGAAACGCCGATGCTGGTCTGCATCATGCTGATTGTCGGCGGTTTCATCCTGCTCTGGGTGGATCAGCTCAACCTGCGCCCGCGCTATCATAATGTGATGGATTATCCGCTGCCGATCTGTCTTGCCATCGGGTTCATCCAGTGCCTTGCCATGATACCGGGTGTTTCACGTTCCGGCTCCACCATTGTCGGCTCGCTGCTGCTCGGTGCCGACAAGCGTTCGGCGGCGGAGTTCTCCTTCTTTCTTGCCATGCCTACCATGGCAGGTGCCTTTGCCTATGATCTTTTCAAGAGCCGCAACATTCTCTCGTTCAACGATGGCGCGCTGATCGTCGTAGGCTTTATCATGGCTTTCATTTCGGGTGTCTTCGTCGTGCGCCACCTGCTCGACTATGTGTCCCGCCATGGCTTTGCGCTGTTTGGCTGGTGGCGCCTGATCGTCGGTTCGGCAGGAATGGCGGCGCTGATTATCTGGGGGTAA
- a CDS encoding complex I NDUFA9 subunit family protein, protein MKTEPNEVHNRPKLVTVFGGSGFVGRAVVAALTKRGYRVRVAVRKPEIAYYMAPLGNVGQIQMVQANVRHRGSVERVVKGSDHVVNLVGILAESGRQRFNAVQVLGAKHIAEAAKAEGIRMTHLSSLAADVNSPSAYARTKAEGEIAVQSVLPDTVVLRPSIIFGHEDRFFNRFANMARFSPFLPVIGGGETKLQPVYVGDVAEAVARAVDGKLMPGGIYELGGPDVQPFKAWMQDMLKVIGRKRMIVSMPWWAARLQASILNLLPNPMLTPDQVTLLKSDNVVSEQAIKEGRTLQGMGITPETVDAILPAYLWRYRVAGQYTKTGFA, encoded by the coding sequence ATGAAGACCGAACCGAACGAAGTCCATAACAGGCCGAAACTGGTCACCGTTTTCGGCGGCTCCGGCTTTGTCGGGCGCGCGGTGGTCGCGGCCCTCACCAAGCGTGGTTATCGCGTGCGCGTGGCCGTGCGCAAGCCTGAAATTGCCTATTACATGGCCCCGCTCGGCAATGTCGGCCAGATCCAGATGGTACAGGCCAATGTTCGCCATCGCGGCTCCGTGGAACGCGTGGTGAAAGGCTCGGATCATGTCGTCAATCTCGTCGGCATTCTGGCAGAAAGCGGCCGCCAGCGTTTCAATGCCGTTCAGGTGCTGGGCGCAAAACACATTGCGGAAGCAGCCAAGGCCGAAGGCATCCGCATGACGCATCTTTCCTCGCTCGCAGCCGATGTGAACTCCCCTTCGGCCTATGCGCGCACCAAGGCTGAAGGTGAAATTGCCGTTCAGTCCGTGCTGCCGGATACAGTCGTCCTGCGCCCGTCGATCATTTTCGGCCATGAGGATCGCTTCTTCAACCGCTTTGCCAATATGGCACGCTTTTCGCCCTTCCTGCCGGTGATCGGCGGCGGCGAAACAAAACTCCAGCCTGTTTATGTCGGCGATGTTGCCGAAGCCGTGGCCCGTGCCGTCGATGGCAAGCTCATGCCGGGCGGCATCTACGAACTGGGTGGCCCGGATGTGCAGCCGTTCAAGGCCTGGATGCAGGACATGCTCAAGGTCATCGGGCGCAAGCGCATGATCGTTTCAATGCCCTGGTGGGCTGCCCGCCTGCAGGCTTCCATCCTGAACCTGCTGCCAAATCCGATGCTGACACCGGATCAGGTGACACTTTTGAAATCCGACAATGTCGTCTCCGAACAGGCGATCAAGGAAGGCCGCACGCTTCAGGGCATGGGCATCACACCGGAAACCGTCGATGCCATTCTGCCCGCCTATCTGTGGCGCTATCGCGTGGCAGGCCAGTACACCAAGACCGGCTTTGCATGA
- the lepA gene encoding translation elongation factor 4 — protein sequence MSTPLDHIRNFSIVAHIDHGKSTLADRLIQLTGGLDTREMKDQVLDSMDIERERGITIKAQTVRLSYKAKNGEDYVLNLIDTPGHVDFAYEVSRSLAACEGSLLVVDASQGVEAQTLANVYQAIDNNHEIVVVLNKIDLPAAEPERVKQQIEEVIGIDASDAVEISAKTGLGIEDVLEAIVNKLPAPKEGDRNAPLKAMLVDSWYDSYLGVIVLVRVIDGVLKKGQTIRMMGTGAKYPVERTGVFTPKMVQVDDLGPGELGFITASIKEVADTRVGDTITEDRRPTENMLSGFKPAQPVVFCGLFPVDAADFEDLRGAMGKLRLNDASFSFEMETSAALGFGFRCGFLGLLHLEIIQERLEREFNLDLITTAPSVVYRLNMTDGTHKELHNPADMPDVVKIASIEEPWIKATIMTPDDYLGAIMKLCQERRGIQIDLTYVGPRAMITYDLPLNEVVFDFYDRLKSISKGYASFDYNLSDYREGDLVKMSILVNEEPVDALSMLVHRSAAEKRGRALCEKLKELIPQHMFKIPIQAAIGGRIVARETISALRKDVTAKCYGGDVTRKRKLLEKQKESKKRMRQFGKVEIPQEAFIQALKMGDD from the coding sequence ATGAGCACACCACTTGACCATATTCGCAATTTTTCGATCGTCGCCCATATCGACCACGGCAAATCGACGCTGGCCGACCGCCTCATTCAATTGACCGGCGGGCTGGACACGCGCGAGATGAAGGATCAGGTCCTCGACTCGATGGATATCGAGCGCGAGCGCGGCATCACCATCAAGGCGCAGACCGTTCGTCTCAGCTACAAGGCAAAGAACGGCGAAGATTATGTGCTGAACCTGATCGACACACCCGGCCACGTTGACTTCGCCTATGAAGTCTCGCGTTCGCTGGCCGCATGTGAAGGTTCGCTTCTGGTGGTGGATGCGTCGCAGGGCGTGGAAGCGCAGACGCTGGCCAATGTCTATCAGGCCATCGACAACAACCACGAAATCGTGGTCGTGCTGAACAAGATCGATTTGCCTGCCGCCGAACCTGAGCGCGTCAAGCAACAGATCGAGGAAGTGATCGGCATTGACGCCTCCGACGCGGTGGAGATTTCCGCCAAGACCGGCCTCGGTATCGAGGACGTGTTGGAAGCTATCGTCAACAAGCTGCCTGCGCCGAAGGAAGGCGACCGCAATGCCCCGCTGAAAGCCATGCTGGTGGATAGCTGGTATGATTCCTATCTCGGCGTTATCGTTCTGGTGCGCGTCATCGATGGTGTGCTGAAAAAGGGTCAGACCATCCGCATGATGGGCACGGGCGCGAAATATCCGGTGGAACGCACCGGTGTCTTTACGCCCAAGATGGTTCAGGTGGACGATCTTGGTCCCGGTGAGCTTGGCTTCATCACCGCTTCCATCAAGGAAGTGGCCGATACCCGCGTCGGTGATACGATTACCGAGGATCGCCGCCCCACGGAAAACATGCTGTCCGGCTTCAAGCCTGCGCAGCCGGTTGTATTCTGCGGCCTGTTCCCGGTCGATGCGGCGGATTTTGAAGATCTGCGCGGCGCCATGGGCAAGCTGCGCCTCAACGATGCGTCGTTCTCGTTTGAAATGGAAACGTCTGCCGCGCTCGGCTTTGGTTTCCGTTGCGGGTTCCTTGGCCTTCTGCATCTGGAAATCATTCAGGAACGTCTTGAACGCGAGTTCAATCTTGATCTTATCACCACCGCGCCTTCGGTTGTCTATCGCCTCAACATGACGGACGGGACGCACAAGGAACTGCACAACCCGGCTGATATGCCGGATGTGGTGAAGATTGCCTCCATCGAGGAGCCGTGGATCAAGGCGACCATCATGACGCCGGATGATTATCTCGGCGCGATCATGAAGCTGTGTCAGGAGCGCCGCGGCATCCAGATCGATCTCACCTATGTCGGCCCACGCGCCATGATTACCTATGATCTGCCGCTCAACGAAGTGGTGTTCGATTTCTACGACCGCCTGAAGTCGATCTCCAAGGGCTATGCCTCGTTCGACTATAATCTTTCGGATTATCGCGAGGGCGATCTGGTCAAGATGTCGATCCTCGTCAACGAAGAGCCGGTCGATGCGCTGTCGATGCTGGTGCACCGCTCGGCTGCTGAAAAGCGTGGCCGTGCGCTGTGCGAAAAGCTCAAGGAACTGATCCCGCAACATATGTTCAAGATTCCGATCCAGGCGGCCATCGGTGGTCGCATCGTGGCGCGCGAGACGATCTCGGCGCTGCGCAAGGACGTGACGGCGAAGTGCTACGGCGGCGACGTGACGCGCAAGCGCAAACTTCTGGAAAAGCAGAAGGAAAGCAAGAAGCGCATGCGCCAGTTCGGCAAGGTTGAAATCCCGCAGGAGGCCTTCATTCAGGCACTCAAGATGGGCGATGATTGA